GGCGAGGGTCATGACACCATAGCGAGTGAGGGCGCCCAGTGCCGCGCCACCACCAACTAGACTAACTGCGATCAACATGGGGTCGCCCCCTTAGTCAGCCAATAATGACTCAGTAAATTTCCCGCTAAACCGGCAATAAGTCCTAATCCCAAGCTGGTGCCGACGTAGGCGCCTACTAAGCCCAGCTGATGTTGTTGGAGTAGTTGCAAGGTTTCGAATGTGAACGTTGAAAAAGTGGTAAAACTACCGATGAGGCCAACGCTTAACCCGGTGATGACCGCTTCGGACAGCGGTAGCCAGGTTGGGAGTAATTGCGTCACGAGACTCAACAGGAAAGCACCCGTCACGTTAATAATGACGGTTAGCCAAAAATGTTGCGGCCAGCTGATGAGCAGACTGAGCCATTCGCGACTACCGCCACCGATAAAGCCAAAAATGGCGATGGCACTTATTTTTTTCAAAATATTGGGCTCCTTTGGATTGTTTAGTTTCAGTTTAAAGCCTTTGCCGGCTAGTTGCAAAATAAATTAAAGCATGTTAACCTATAACACAACTTATGAAAAACGGGGTATTCAGCCAATGCGTAACTAATTAATGCGAGCAATTGAACAGTTTTGACCACTCTTTAAGGGGTCAACTGTCTTTTCTTGGGATTAATTAGTTGGGCTGGCAGGATACTAAATGCCAGTGGTCTCTTAATTGAGAGCACTTTTTTTGTGCCCAGTTTAATCCCTGAATTTAAGGGGGAATTTAACGTGGTAAGTCTTAAATTAAGTAAAATTGAAAAACAAATCAATGGTCAAACGTTGTTTGAAATTGACCAATTACAAGCGACGGGCTCGGCGCATATTGGCGTTGTGGGTCGCAATGGTGCTGGTAAATCGACCTTGGCACACCTGATTACGGGCGCCGACCAGGATTATACTGGTCAAATAGTAGTCGATGCACCAGTCCGCTATGTGCCACAAATTGCGGCGAATCATGAAC
This genomic window from Lactobacillus sp. CBA3606 contains:
- a CDS encoding CrcB family protein; this encodes MKKISAIAIFGFIGGGSREWLSLLISWPQHFWLTVIINVTGAFLLSLVTQLLPTWLPLSEAVITGLSVGLIGSFTTFSTFTFETLQLLQQHQLGLVGAYVGTSLGLGLIAGLAGNLLSHYWLTKGATPC